The genomic interval TCTTCGAGCCAACTGCTAGGATTGTGAATAAAGCCAGAAGGAAAATGCCTGTAATTTTCACTCAGGACTGGCACAGAGAGGATGATGTTGAGTTCAAAATCTGGCCGAAACACTGTGTTATGAACACTGAGGGGGCGGAGGTAATAGATGAGCTTGAACCTCAGGAAAAAGACTACTTTATCAGAAAAAGGAGATATTCTGCCTTTTTCGGTACCGATCTTGATCTGTTGCTCAGAGAACTCGGGGTGGAAAAACTGTACATCTGCGGGGTTGCAACGAACATATGTGTCCTTCACACCGCAGGCGATGCGGCATTGAGGGGCTATAAAGTGGCAGTCATAAAAGACTGCACCAAGGCATTGAGCGACTACGAATACGAGTACGGCATCAGGCACATGGAAAGCATCTTTAAAGCTGAAATTATCAGTTCTGAAATTTTTTAAAATTAAAATTTATATAAAGCACTATTTCTTGCGAAAGGTTTATTAACTCTGGTCATCCATATTCTATGGGGTGCCGGTGCATCGGTACCAGCTATCCCGCCGTCACCGCTGTGTTTTGTTTTTAGTCGGCACCCCTCTACTCAATTAGTACGGCGTTTATAACTCCTTCCTGACTCGGGCGGTTCGTAACCCTCGCTTTGCCGATTTCAGTGGCTATTACTGCTCCCTTGGTGACAACGTTTCTTCTCGCATAATGGACGTGGGCGGGATTTTCAACAACACTTTTTATCTTCACTCTCACAACCTTCTTTTGTTTTGGATCGTAAACGTTAGCGTAACTTTCAGCGAACAGCTTAATCTTGTAGTTGCCCCCTCTAACCCTGACCTTTTTTATCTTCCTCTCGCCCACAAGCGTTTCAACCTGCTCTCTTCCCAGTTCATACTTTCTCTTTTTTCTCGCCCTTTTGTAGAACCCTCCAGTTGGTTTTCTTCTGCTTCTTCCCTGCCAGATCATAAGACATCCACTCCTGATACAGAATAAAACCCTTCCGCCTTAAAAAGTTTAGCAGCGGTAAGATTTATAACAATTAAATGTACTACTGCTATGGCGGAGAGCAGTTTTGTATTCAGTGGTGTGGAGGTAACGTGGCTGAAGCATGCGGGTTTCAAGATTAAAGGGTCGGTTGTTGTGTACATAGATCCTTACGAAATCCCGGAGGGGCTTGAAAAGGCGGATGTAATTCTGGTAACACATGACCACTTTGACCACCTGGACATCAGGAGCATCAGAAGAATCTCGAAGGACGACACCGTTGTTGTTCACCCGGCGGGGTGTATAATCGAGGGTTTCAGGAGTTGCGGGGTCAATATGCAGGAAACCACGGAGGTGAAGGGAGTTAAGATCAGGGCTGTCCCGGCCTACAACATAGACAAACCCTTCCACAAGGGAAACAGCGTTGGCTACATCATCAACATTGACGGGGTGAGTATTTACCACGCCGGAGACACGGACAGGATTCCGGAGATGAAGGAGATTGAGGTTGATATCGCCCTTCTACCCGTTGGCGGAACGTACACAATGAATCTTGAAGAGGCAATTGAGGCAACCAGAGACATCGGAGCAAAACACTACATCCCGATGCACTACGGCGCTATACCGCAGACCGAGGCTGACCCGGAGGAATTCAGAAAAAGAGTTAAGGGAGCAGTGGTTCTCAAACCGCTATTTTAATTTTTATTCCCCTTCAAGCCTTCGGATTTCCGCCACAACAACGCTGTGCCCTTTCTGGCATTGCTCGGGTGCATCCCCTATAATTCTCTCGACCACAACAGATTCTCCACTGTTCAATTCCACAGGGTGGCAGAGCGAGTACATGCTGCAGTTGAGTACATCGCACTTTCGCTCCTCGTAGTGGAATTTGGCCCCCTCCACCGCTATTTTTGAGTCAATTATGGCAATGATCGGTAGCTCGACAACCTCAACAGCCACAACACCCTCATCATGCAGCGGGCATTCGTGAATTGTGCCATCTCTCAGACCAACAATCTTGTACTTTGCCCCTTCTCTGAGCCTGAGACAGGCCTTTTTTATCTTGCAGTTCTCGCATTCAGCCTTTCCGCCGAGGAAAATAAACTCGGTACCTATTTTTGCCCAGTCTTTACCGCATAAAGTGATAATCTTGTTAACCTCTTCATCCATGAGCATCACCTTAGCTTCTTTGTCCGGCACTATTTTAAATTTTGCTCAATCTCATCATATCCTCTGCAATAACAGCATCGCAGTCGAGGTACTCCAGAATTTCGTCTCTCACCCTGTGTGTCATTGGGTAGAGATGGGTGAGATAAATTCTTTCAGCTTTGCAGCTTTTCAGGCAGCTTTTCAGATTTTCAGGGGTTGTATGGGTGTCAGCAATGTAATTAAAGGGCAGGGAGAGTTCGTGGATCATTATTGCGCATTCAGCGGATATAAACTCCTCAAAAGCCCTTGTGTCTCCGCTGATGGCAATCGCATCTTCAATAACGTATCCCTGACTCTCAATCGAGTGGATTGTTGGAATAGCCTTAAACCTGACATCCCCTATTGCAAATTTGCTACCCTCTTCGACGTCAAAGCTCAGTTTATTTCTTAGATACGGATAGGCTTCCAGGAGGGATTCGATGAAGTATCTGGTGCCGGGTGGACCGAATATTTTCAGGGTACTGCAGTCCAGCAACCATCTTGCCTTCAGAATGTTAAGCAGGTCTCCGTTGTGGTCGAGGTGATGATGGGTGATGCACACGGCATCGATCTCGTCCAGTCCCACTCCGAGCTGCTCCAGCCTGTGGTAGCACCCTATCCCGCAGTCGATCAGCACCTTTTTGTCGTCAAATTCAAGTAGCACCGAGCTCTGCGCTCTGTTTTCAAACGGAACTGCCACGCCTGTGCCCAAAAACGTCAGCCTCATACCTTTACCCCCATCAGCTCGCAAACTTCGTGCAGTACAGGCTCAGAAAGAAGTTCATCTCCACTCAAAATTTCAAAGTGCTTCGAGATCGATTCACCAACATTTTTTCCAAGTGTATGCCAGTTTTTCGAGACGTAGTTGCTTACCGCCTCCCCGGGAGTTGTGTATCTGCGGTACTCAAATGCCCACCATCTGCCGTTTTCGATGAATGGTTTAAATGGTCTGTTTCTGGACAAAAACTTTCTCACGTTCTTTTCATCCTCAAATTGCGGACCGAGACGTTTGAAAACCTTTGATAGCTCTCTTACCTGGCATTCGAAGATCAGATAGCAGCTTTCCGCTGCTTTGTAAGTGTAGCGAAGCGGCATGAAGTTCTCTCTCTCGAGAAACTCAAAAATTTTTCTTGCAGCCCTCTCAAGCTGCGGATACAGATTGTCATCAACGATGTCAGGCCTGGTGAACTTCACGGCGAAGAGGGCGGTACCCCTGGTTTCCAGCACGTCTTTAACAAGTCCGGGATTTATCTGGGGCTTTTGGGGTGGTAGGAAGAATCCGATGTCCGGATTCTCGAGAAACCGTCTGGAGATGTGGACGAATTTTGCAAGGTTGTCGAGACTTAAGTTGGCAGCAACATTCCTCTTCTCGTCCACAGGATCCACGACAAAAAACCCCTCTCCCTTTCTTACCACCCTATTTGCGATATCAATGACTGTCCTTCTCGTCCAGTGTCTCGCATTTTTAAGAACTTCAACAAAGGATCCGTAGAATACAACCAGAAGTTCGCAAAGGTAGCCCGAGAACCCCCTGACCTTGTACTCTGCTCCGTAGATGTTGTGTGCCTTCAGAAAGCCTTTCAGCAGTCTTATATCATTCTCCTTCCCCTTCACCCTGTCCTTCAGCCATCTATGGTGAAAGGGCGTTCTGTCAACAGCAGATTTTATTCTTCTTGCGTCTTTCAGCTTGTAGCAGGGAACGACATCAACATCGACGCCATTCAGGGTGCCGTGTACGTATGGATGCTCCGCATATCTTATTTCGTAATCATCCAGAACAGATTTACCGATTTCCAGCCCGTTCTCTCTGAGTTCGTCCTTTGACATCCCCTCAGGAAAGAGAAGGAAAACGTCTATCTCCAGATTTCCTTTGAGCCATGTATTTCTGGCATAGCTGCCGACAAACATGTACTCCACACCGATACCGTCAAGCCTCTTTCTAAGTTCCCTCTCAGCCTCCTTTGCCCTCCTGATCTCCTCCTGATCGGGGACAACGAGCTTTAACGCCTGCTCGATAATTTCATCAACCTTCATGGCCGAAAACCCTCAAATCTTTGTATACTGGACCCTGAGGTTTCAAAATACTCTGTTTCAGCTTGAAATCTCTCACTTCCATCTCTCCAAAACGATCCTTTGCCCATTTTTCGATAATTTCACTCACACCCGGATTTTTTCTTTTCACTCTCGCAACGGTAAGGTGGGCTGAGAACTCTTTGTCTCTCCTGAATCCGAGCTTTTTTAGATTCCCATGCACGGAATCAGCTAGCTCTCTCAGTTTTCCATCGTCTCTAACTCCAATCCAGATTACCCTCGGAGCTCTAACACTGGGAAACGCCCCCATGCCTTCAAAGGAGATTCTGAACGGTTCAAAACTAATTTTTGATAGCGAGTCTTCAATTGCGGGAACCTTGCTTTCACCAACTTCTCCCAGGAATAGGAGGGTAATGTGAAGATTTTCCGGTTCAACAGCTTTTATCCCGTTTAGCCGTGAGAACTCCTCAATCACTGGAGTCACATTTCTTCTTACATCATCGTCCAGGTCTACTGCAACAAACAGTCTCATCAGTTTACAGACCTCTGACTGGATTATTAACTTTTGGACTCTGTACTGCGGTGTTTATAGGAACCGGAAAATGGGCAGACATCCATATGTTCGGGGCAAACTCGTTGAAATACAGTCAAAAAAATGAGAATTTTGTCATGGCGATCAATTTTCTCGCAAGCATCTCAAACCTTGCCTTTTTGCCTCCTCAACGCCAGGGCGCCTCCAATGGCAGCGAGACCGACAGCAACTTCAAAACCCGGGATAGCCCCTGAACGGCGAGCGTAATCCTCTTCATTCTTGACGAACCTGTCTACCTCGAACTCCATATTCTCCTCCTTAACACCTTCAGGGATGATCTTTTTTGGAGCGAGATTCAGATAATCCTTCCAGGTTTTCACGAGCTTTCCGTTTCTCCAGATTTCAAGTTTGACCACGTAGTTGTATTTCTTTGGCACTGTGAAATCTGCCTCAACGATGTTGGTCTTTCCGCCTTCAAGGGTGATGTTTCTCCATTCATCCCCCACAAGAACGTTGGATTCGGACTGAACGACCTTCGTTCTGGCTACAACGTCATAGTCAGACAAGCTCTCGATGTAAAATCTTGATTTAAAGCTAACAGTTTCGTTGTCACTTCCTGTTAGGAGAAAATCTGCACCGGCCATTGATGCTTTGAGCGTCATATCCTCCGGTACAAGATATCTCAGGTTCCTCACGTTTACATGCGTTGTATCGTAGATTCTTTCTCCCTTCTTCAGTATAAGCTTGAGCTGATAATCGCGAGTTTTCTCAAAGGGAATCGTGAATTCAGCCCTGTAGTATTTTCCATACCCTGTGAAGCTCTTGCTGTATTCTCCTACCAGCAGGTTTGTTCGCACGTCGTATATCTTTGCCCCGATCTCAAAACGATTGAAGCTGGGAGTCTTATCTATGTCAATAAGCAGAGTTATCACTGCGTGACTCCCGTTTACACTCTCCAGTCTCATGTCGATCTCTCCAAACCTTCCGTAGCTCTCCGTCATGTTGATGGCAACCACAATAGCGGAGATTGCGATGATTATTCCTATTGCTACCACTACCAACTTGCCATTCATGTTGTTAGTTGGTATCAAGTGTAAAAAATTTACTTCATAACCCTCTTAACAAGTTCGAGAGCTGCCTGCGTTTCGTCATCCATCTTCTCCTGCAGAAACACATGCTTCAGAACGGCTTTTGCAAGGAAACTTTCCAGCAACTCAGACGTCTCCGGATCGAGGCGTTCCGGATTGTAGTTTGCCAGAATTTCATCGAGCAAGTCGGTCATTCTTCCCCTCCGTACTCTTCCACCTCTTCGGGATGCAACCTTCTGAGCACTTCAATGCTGCTGATCCAGATTCCGGACATCATAAAGTTCATTTGACATCGAATCAAATAAACTTTTCGCTCAGTCGGTGCATAAACCTCTGACAGCGCACGATCTGCACTTCCATTCCTGCTTTGTTTTCACCGCTTCTCTCTCGCCAGTCCAGAACATCCTTGCAAACTTCAGGGCTTTGCTCACCCATACATCGTCCATTCTGCAATTCACAACACCAAAGACCTCACCAGATTTGCGGTGCTCATAGACAATATCTATCTCATTCGAAACAGGTGGCAGCATCTTAAAGAGGCGTGTCATCTTCAAGGCAAGTTCACAAATTCTCCTTTCGCCTATTCCGGCCCGTTCAGCAAAATCCCTGCTTATCATTGCCCTCTCACCAATAAGATATGCAGCTTTCAGGTTTTTTGAGAAATCCTGCTCTGAAAGAAGATTCAGCATTCTGTTGTAAAGCATTGCCTGAAGTTTGTGTGGTGTGCTTTCGGGTATTTTTCTACTTTCTCTTGTCTTTCTTTCAAGAATTCTTGTTTCGCCATTCGTAAGTCTGATCTCGTCAATGGATCCGGTTAAGTACCATTCTCTTTCATATCCAACGTCAGCAACGAGAAAAATCTCTCTTGCTATGCCCGAACTCAGAAACTGTGATGTGGAGAGGCTGGAAAGGTAGATCTGAAGTCCCAGCCAGTCCAGGAAGTTCTCCGGTTCTGGGAAGGCATCTCTCATGGCAAGTTTTCTGTGCACTCTCTCTCCAACAGACATGCTCTTGGTTTTTTCTCTGATTCCATATACTAGCTTGATTTCAAGCTTCTTTTCGCACCAGAACTGTTCGACTACTCTGCTTACGGGTATTCTCCTTGCATACCTTCTTTTTATTCTGGACAGCTTCAATGCTGATTTGTGGTAGCAGCTGTTAATTTATTTTTCCGGTGAAAAATTTCCACCTTTTAACCGAACAGAACGAAAACTTTATATAGGCGATATTGTTATTATAATAATGTTAATGGTGGCCTATGCCACTGACAGGGAGGTGGTTGGATGAGAAGGTTGGATGAGAAGGGTGTGTCGCCAGTGATCGGCGTTATACTGATGGTGGCAATAACCGTCATACTGGCGGCAGTAATTGCGAGCTTTGTGTTTGGGATGGGATCAAGGTTGGAGCCTGTAAAGACACCTGGGTTTACCGTTACGCGAGTAAATAACTCGTATATACAAATTACGTTTACAAGCAAGGGTGGTGCCACAACTGTTGAGAATTGTAATATAGCAGAGCCATCTTCTGCAAAATGGACTACAGCTTGGGATCCAAGTGTTGGGGACACAAAGACTGCAAATGTTAATACTGGTACGCATCTTGTAATGACGTGCGATGTTGACGGAAAAACACAGGTTGTATTAGATACAACTGTATAACTGTTTTAGTAAAAAAAATTGAATTTAAATTTTTATTTTTATATTCTGTTATTTCAAATATTTAGTTTTCGATCACTGATGTTCCCACCTCCGACTGTCTGTTGAATCCTTAGCCTCCCTCACCTCATACTCAGACGAAACCTATTTTTAATTCCCCAACACAACTAACATTATGCCCAAAATCATAGAGGCGGTGTACGAGAACGGGGTGTTCAAACCCCTCCAAAAGGTTGATCTTAGGGAGGGGGAGAAAATTAAACTAAGATTAGAAGAGGAGGGGATAGCCGACATTATCAGAAAGTACAGCATAAAGGTAAAACAAGATGCCTTAGAAGAGTTTCTTAAGGAGAGAAGATGACTGTTGTTGATACTTCTGTGTTCATTGATGCTCTATTCAGGTTCAATGAAGAGAGGTCAAAATTAGCGGGAAAGGTGTTTGAAGTTTTACAGGTGCATAGAATTACGATTTTAGAGCCAGAAATCTTCAAAATGGAGCTAATTGGACAGCTTGTCAGGAGGATTCCAAAACGAGAAGCAATCGTACTTTACGAAAAGCTCGTGGATAAAGTGAACTTCATCGAATTTAAAGTTCTAAACGAAATAGCATTTTCAATATGTTTTGAAACCGGATGCAGAGCAATTGATTCGTATTTCATCGCAACGGCAAAGCTGACAAACTCGATTCTCATAACCAATGACAAAATTATGGCTGAGAATGCGAAAAAGGCTGGAATTAAAGCTTATTATCTTATAGAAGAATTTAGCGATTTGATGAAGAAGCTTTTAGAATAAAAAGTTCCCTTATCCGAAAAATTACCGGTACAATTGTTCTGGCAGGAACATTGTTCTTACTCCACCTCTACTCTCTAACGACAGTAACTTTATTGATATATGTGTTATCTATTCCTCTCTGTAGTCATATTGGTTCCTCTCATGTTTTTGATAGATTAAACGAGCAAACGAAAGCAGACCTACCGATCATCCTCCTGATCTCCGACAGAACCCTCGGCTACTTCTCCCCCTACGACATCCACTTCTGCCTGCCGTTGCTCGACAGATTTATAGAGTTCCTGATCTGGCTTAAGTCCTTTTGAGTTTGAATAATCCTCACTCCCGCATTCTCATCGAATTCTCAGCCTTCTCACCTCATACTCAGACGAAACCTATTTTTAGATTCCCGAACAACTACATCTATGCCCAAAATCATAGAGGCTGTGTACGAGAACGGGGTGTTCAAACCTCGGACAATCACAGACGATCGTAAATTCTTTTCCTCCAATCAACCCTCACAACGAGAACGATACTCTTTTCAAAATTGATTTTAACGATGATCCGAATTTTTCCAACCGGGATGCGATAGTACTCCCCTTTTATTTTCTTTATGTCGAGAGAGAAGGGATTTTCGAGGCGTTCGATCGTCCTGAAAATCCTTTCGAGATCCTTTTTTCCGAACTGCTTGAGATCTTTTATTGCTCTGTCAGAGAGTCTGACTTCGAATTTCATTCGAGTCCGAGCTCCTTCTTCGCTTCTTCGATCGTGTAAACTCTCATCTCTCCGCTCTCACAAGCCCGTGTTATCTCCTCGATCTCTTTCAATTCCTCCTCGCTCAACTCGTCAAAAAGCTCTTCTTCGATTTTTCTTAGCCTCATGTCGATCTCCTGAAGCTTTAACTTGATCTCTCGAAGAAGTTCAATTGCTTCATTCATATACTTGGTTTGAATTGAGAAAATAAAAAAGTTATCTTCGGCATTTCTCGGAAACGAAACCCTTTTCTTCTTCTCAAGCCAAATAACACCATGCCCAAAATAATAGAAGCCATCTACGAGAACGGGGTGTTCAAACCCCTCCAGAAAGTGGATCTGAAGGAAGGGGAGAGAGTGAAGATAAAAGTAGAAAAAACATAAAAACGGATCTAGAGAAGTACAGGGGTATATTTGGAAAATCGAGCATGAAAGAACTCCAGAATATTGAATGGGAGGTAATTATGTGATATTTGTTGACACAAACGTGTTTTACAACTTTCTTTTTGAAACCGAGTTAACCGACAAGGGCTACAAAAATACTCGAAATGTATGAGGAGTACTGTACAACGTTTACTGTGCTTAACGAACTTGTATATGTGGTGTCCAGAAAGTTGGCTGAGAGAAAGTATGGAATTCGAACTTATCACGAATTCAGGTCTCTGGTCGCTGAGAATGGATATAACTTCTGCCTTCAAGAAATCAAAAGTGTGAAAGAGTTTGTTGATGACCTTAGAATAACTCTGCTCAGTGATTATCAAGATGTGAACGCAGTTTGCAGAATTATGGAGAAATACCGTCTCTTGCCAAACGACGCCTTAATCGCAGCAACATGTAAACACTACGGCATCAGAAAGATAGCTACATTCGATGAAGATTTTAAGCGGGTTGATTTTCTTGAAGTGGTTGAAATTTAGGAGCAGTTTAATCTCCGACATGGTTACCCACTCCTACCCCCACTTCCGCCTACCGTGCTGATCGAGCTTCTGGTCTGGCTGGAAGGTCTGCACAACTTGCAGCACCTCCACATCCAACCGATAGCGAAACCCTTTTCTTCGCTTAGTGGATTGGTAACGTTTCTAAAACTTTTTGAGAGCTTTATGCAGATCTCGTGTAAAGCTAAATTCACTAAAAGTCAGGCTATAAGTTGACAGTCAACAGAATTTTTGAGAATTAAATATACTTCTTAAAAAAATTTATATGCTAACTATCGACACGAAGTAACATGAAGATGCAAATTGCCATCCTGTTGTTTTTAATAACTGTAACACCTGCGACCGGCTGGGAGCTGCTTGATGGTCCGGTGATAAAAAGTGTATACAAAGACTGGGATGGAGAGAACTGGCTTATTGTTCAGGCCTATTCTGATACTGCAGGAGAACGATGGATCTACACTCCAAGTCAGTATTCAACTGTACTCACGCATCAGTCATGCACATTTGGTTTTGGTTATGGCGAGGGCAAATGCTACTTCGGAATTTGTTATTTACCTGACTCACGAGAACACAAAATCGTCGTTAAGGCGGAAAACACACCATCCAACGTTAGAATCACCGATCCATTTGGATACGACAATGAGGAGCGGCAAAGCATTCCAGAAATCGTTCGATTTGCACTCGATGCACTGTGGAATTTCGCAGTGTCGTATATTAAATTGCCATTACCTTCTCCATGGGGACTCATGCTGCAGGAGGAGGGAAATAGACTGGACATATCTAGAAGTAGCGACTTAAAGGAATGTACGTTTCGATTTAAAGCAGAACCGAATTTACAAGGTGCTGATTGGTTGTGGTACATCGACAAACCGGTAAACGCTGGGTGGTATTTCATCAGTGTCTATGTCCAAGCAGAAGCTGGTTTGTTTATTTCATCGCTGCATGGACAGGGATTTGTTAAAGTCGAGGATGTCAGTCTGCTCATGTGGCCGAATTTTAAAGTATATAGGGGGTGATTAAATGAGAAGGGCATATTTGGTGATTGTAATTGTCTCTGCATTTATCAGCGCTGCCACGATCAACGCAGTTATGTTTGACACCAAAATCCACGAACTCAGAGAGACACTTAAATTAGAGTACAAGCGTATAAATTTAATCGAACCGGACAGAATCCTGATAGGGAGGGCGATAGCGATAGCAGAGGAGTTGATTTCTTCCATCAATAAATCAGCAATTCCAGAAGAAATGAGGGGTACCTACTTGGAATCCACAGAACTTCTCAGCAAGGCAAAAACAGGAACATCGTGGGACAGCCTGATTAACGCTCGCAAATCTGCTGTTGATGCTCGTATGATTCTGGCGTATGGCGAGGTGAAGAGAGGAGAGCTGACAAAAGACAGAATACTTAAGGAAAGAGCAATTTTAGATAAAAAATTGAAAGAAATCGAGTCCAGCACTTCATACCACTGCTCCGATCTTTCCGGCTGCATACCTTATTCAGAAGTTGAGGAGAGCATTTACTCAGCAATAAAGTGGCTTGACCAAA from Archaeoglobus neptunius carries:
- a CDS encoding cysteine hydrolase family protein, with the protein product MEALIVVDMQKDFCYKNGALYIPNAEDIFEPTARIVNKARRKMPVIFTQDWHREDDVEFKIWPKHCVMNTEGAEVIDELEPQEKDYFIRKRRYSAFFGTDLDLLLRELGVEKLYICGVATNICVLHTAGDAALRGYKVAVIKDCTKALSDYEYEYGIRHMESIFKAEIISSEIF
- a CDS encoding 30S ribosomal protein S8e; translated protein: MIWQGRSRRKPTGGFYKRARKKRKYELGREQVETLVGERKIKKVRVRGGNYKIKLFAESYANVYDPKQKKVVRVKIKSVVENPAHVHYARRNVVTKGAVIATEIGKARVTNRPSQEGVINAVLIE
- a CDS encoding MBL fold metallo-hydrolase; translation: MAESSFVFSGVEVTWLKHAGFKIKGSVVVYIDPYEIPEGLEKADVILVTHDHFDHLDIRSIRRISKDDTVVVHPAGCIIEGFRSCGVNMQETTEVKGVKIRAVPAYNIDKPFHKGNSVGYIINIDGVSIYHAGDTDRIPEMKEIEVDIALLPVGGTYTMNLEEAIEATRDIGAKHYIPMHYGAIPQTEADPEEFRKRVKGAVVLKPLF
- a CDS encoding UPF0179 family protein, with amino-acid sequence MDEEVNKIITLCGKDWAKIGTEFIFLGGKAECENCKIKKACLRLREGAKYKIVGLRDGTIHECPLHDEGVVAVEVVELPIIAIIDSKIAVEGAKFHYEERKCDVLNCSMYSLCHPVELNSGESVVVERIIGDAPEQCQKGHSVVVAEIRRLEGE
- a CDS encoding MBL fold metallo-hydrolase; the encoded protein is MRLTFLGTGVAVPFENRAQSSVLLEFDDKKVLIDCGIGCYHRLEQLGVGLDEIDAVCITHHHLDHNGDLLNILKARWLLDCSTLKIFGPPGTRYFIESLLEAYPYLRNKLSFDVEEGSKFAIGDVRFKAIPTIHSIESQGYVIEDAIAISGDTRAFEEFISAECAIMIHELSLPFNYIADTHTTPENLKSCLKSCKAERIYLTHLYPMTHRVRDEILEYLDCDAVIAEDMMRLSKI
- the cca gene encoding CCA tRNA nucleotidyltransferase, whose product is MKVDEIIEQALKLVVPDQEEIRRAKEAERELRKRLDGIGVEYMFVGSYARNTWLKGNLEIDVFLLFPEGMSKDELRENGLEIGKSVLDDYEIRYAEHPYVHGTLNGVDVDVVPCYKLKDARRIKSAVDRTPFHHRWLKDRVKGKENDIRLLKGFLKAHNIYGAEYKVRGFSGYLCELLVVFYGSFVEVLKNARHWTRRTVIDIANRVVRKGEGFFVVDPVDEKRNVAANLSLDNLAKFVHISRRFLENPDIGFFLPPQKPQINPGLVKDVLETRGTALFAVKFTRPDIVDDNLYPQLERAARKIFEFLERENFMPLRYTYKAAESCYLIFECQVRELSKVFKRLGPQFEDEKNVRKFLSRNRPFKPFIENGRWWAFEYRRYTTPGEAVSNYVSKNWHTLGKNVGESISKHFEILSGDELLSEPVLHEVCELMGVKV
- the thpR gene encoding RNA 2',3'-cyclic phosphodiesterase, translating into MRLFVAVDLDDDVRRNVTPVIEEFSRLNGIKAVEPENLHITLLFLGEVGESKVPAIEDSLSKISFEPFRISFEGMGAFPSVRAPRVIWIGVRDDGKLRELADSVHGNLKKLGFRRDKEFSAHLTVARVKRKNPGVSEIIEKWAKDRFGEMEVRDFKLKQSILKPQGPVYKDLRVFGHEG
- a CDS encoding DUF7490 domain-containing protein, with amino-acid sequence MNGKLVVVAIGIIIAISAIVVAINMTESYGRFGEIDMRLESVNGSHAVITLLIDIDKTPSFNRFEIGAKIYDVRTNLLVGEYSKSFTGYGKYYRAEFTIPFEKTRDYQLKLILKKGERIYDTTHVNVRNLRYLVPEDMTLKASMAGADFLLTGSDNETVSFKSRFYIESLSDYDVVARTKVVQSESNVLVGDEWRNITLEGGKTNIVEADFTVPKKYNYVVKLEIWRNGKLVKTWKDYLNLAPKKIIPEGVKEENMEFEVDRFVKNEEDYARRSGAIPGFEVAVGLAAIGGALALRRQKGKV
- a CDS encoding PD-(D/E)XK nuclease family protein, whose translation is MKLSRIKRRYARRIPVSRVVEQFWCEKKLEIKLVYGIREKTKSMSVGERVHRKLAMRDAFPEPENFLDWLGLQIYLSSLSTSQFLSSGIAREIFLVADVGYEREWYLTGSIDEIRLTNGETRILERKTRESRKIPESTPHKLQAMLYNRMLNLLSEQDFSKNLKAAYLIGERAMISRDFAERAGIGERRICELALKMTRLFKMLPPVSNEIDIVYEHRKSGEVFGVVNCRMDDVWVSKALKFARMFWTGEREAVKTKQEWKCRSCAVRGLCTD
- a CDS encoding type IV pilin, producing MRRLDEKGVSPVIGVILMVAITVILAAVIASFVFGMGSRLEPVKTPGFTVTRVNNSYIQITFTSKGGATTVENCNIAEPSSAKWTTAWDPSVGDTKTANVNTGTHLVMTCDVDGKTQVVLDTTV
- a CDS encoding antitoxin family protein; the encoded protein is MPKIIEAVYENGVFKPLQKVDLREGEKIKLRLEEEGIADIIRKYSIKVKQDALEEFLKERR
- a CDS encoding type II toxin-antitoxin system VapC family toxin, producing MTVVDTSVFIDALFRFNEERSKLAGKVFEVLQVHRITILEPEIFKMELIGQLVRRIPKREAIVLYEKLVDKVNFIEFKVLNEIAFSICFETGCRAIDSYFIATAKLTNSILITNDKIMAENAKKAGIKAYYLIEEFSDLMKKLLE
- a CDS encoding type II toxin-antitoxin system RelE family toxin, with amino-acid sequence MKFEVRLSDRAIKDLKQFGKKDLERIFRTIERLENPFSLDIKKIKGEYYRIPVGKIRIIVKINFEKSIVLVVRVDWRKRIYDRL
- a CDS encoding PIN domain-containing protein, whose amino-acid sequence is MLEMYEEYCTTFTVLNELVYVVSRKLAERKYGIRTYHEFRSLVAENGYNFCLQEIKSVKEFVDDLRITLLSDYQDVNAVCRIMEKYRLLPNDALIAATCKHYGIRKIATFDEDFKRVDFLEVVEI